In a genomic window of Lycium ferocissimum isolate CSIRO_LF1 chromosome 9, AGI_CSIRO_Lferr_CH_V1, whole genome shotgun sequence:
- the LOC132029713 gene encoding ultraviolet-B receptor UVR8, with translation MAEQVESPEAESGNLFNKIISLAAGEAHTLALTGHGDVYSWGRGTFGRLGTGEETDQLYPTRINFGLTHSDDGEKRVKIVGIAAGAYHSLALSDDGSVWGWGYNVYGQLGFDGENSLVPHLLEGFLELGSPNSSASGTERKKLMISLVKGGGMMSAAIDNLGSLWLWGNFPEPQKSKSTESEFSLTSSCNQIPIWNFHGHTVVNVACGNEHVVALVTAAEGGSDLVCYSWGGNSHGQLGLGDKESRQYPEVIEPFNSESPWTVYEVACGAFHTALLAQKSPSDKLESVCWTFGQGDNGQLGHGTTQSMLSPEPVKQLPRNAFLISVDCGLFHTSVVSSAGDVWSWGMEKGLGLCPEASYNGPDAGDAILPRLFPCTGLYGPKFPEPIQVVCGAAHTILLADAGYKMWSWGRGWSGVLGNGKMIDCYSPNMALWPPLDADFRDQSANDGGDKSGTEKKPEDVVELERKLSMAAEDVKLLQSKLSLMERYASVLHGAVFGKPFEERDMPDSLRSGGSFDIANEWENMLEASDRGKLVRLEMFYRGMLAGVKDKLLKKRVQEIFLECQSSLPSESSKRNK, from the exons ATGGCGGAGCAAGTGGAATCACCAGAAGCAGAATCAGGCAacttatttaacaaaataatatcactTGCCGCTGGCGAAGCTCATACTCTTGCTCTCACTg GACATGGGGATGTGTATTCTTGGGGAAGAGGAACATTTGGTCGACTTGGTACCGGTGAAGAAACTGACCAGTTATACCCGACCCGAATCAACTTTGGCCTGACCCATTCTGATGATGGAGAGAAGAGGGtcaagattgttggtattgcaGCTGGTGCTTATCACAGTCTTGCCCTTTCAG ATGATGGATCAGTATGGGGCTGGGGATATAATGTCT ATGGACAACTTGGTTTTGACGGAGAAAATTCTTTGGTTCCTCATTTATTGGAGGGATTCCTTGAGTTAGGTTCCCCCAATTCATCAGCTAGTGGCACAGAGAGAAAGAAACTAATG ATTTCTTTGGTTAAAGGTGGCGGAATGATGTCAGCGGCAATTGATAATCTTGGATCTTTATGGCTGTGGGGTAACTTTCCTGAACCGCAGAAAAGCAAGTCTACTGAGAGTGAATTCTCTCTTACTAGCAGTTGCAACCAAATACCTATCTGGAATTTTCATGGACACACAGTTGTTAATGTGGCATGTGGAAACGAGCATGTTGTGGCATTAGTCACTGCTGCGGAAGGAGGGAGTGATCTTGTTTGTTATTCTTGGGGTGGAAACAGCCACGGCCAGTTAGGCTTGGGAGACAAGGAGAGCAGACAGTATCCTGAAGTTATTGAGCCCTTTAATTCGGAATCCCCTTGGACAGTGTATGAGGTAGCATGTGGCGCTTTTCACACTGCTTTACTAGCTCAGAAAAGTCCAAGTGACAAATTAGAAAGTGTATGCTGGACATTTGGCCAGGGAGATAACGGGCAATTAGGTCATGGGACAACCCAAAGTATGTTATCTCCTGAACCAGTGAAACAGTTACCACGGAATGCATTTCTGATTTCTGTTGACTGTGGTTTATTTCACACAAGTGTTGTCTCTTCTGCTGGAGATGTGTGGTCATGGGGAATGGAAAAAGGCCTTGGCCTATGTCCTGAAGCAAGTTATAATGGACCTGATGCAGGTGATGCGATTCTTCCTCGGCTGTTTCCTTGTACCGGGCTATACGGGCCTAAATTTCCAGAACCCATTCAAGTTGTTTGTGGTGCAGCCCATACTATTCTTCTGGCTGATGCTGGATATAAGATGTGGTCTTGGGGTAGAGGATGGAGTGGTGTCCTTGGAAATGGTAAGATGATTGATTGCTACTCTCCAAATATGGCACTGTGGCCACCTCTGGATGCAGATTTTAGAGATCAAAGTGCAAACGACGGTGGCGATAAAAGTGGTACAGAAAAGAAACCTGAAGATGTGGTAGAATTGGAGAGGAAACTGTCTATGGCAGCGGAGGATGTAAAGCTTCTTCAGTCGAAACTTTCTCTAATGGAAAGGTATGCTAGCGTTCTTCATGGTGCTGTCTTTGGGAAACCTTTTGAAGAGCGAGATATGCCAGACTCGTTACGCAGTGGAGGGTCATTTGACATTGCAAACGAGTGGGAAAACATGTTGGAGGCCTCGGATCGTGGAAAGCTTGTCCGACTGGAGATGTTTTATCGTGGTATGCTAGCAGGTGTCAAAGATAAACTGTTGAAGAAACGGGTTCAGGAGATTTTTCTGGAGTGTCAAAGTTCTCTGCCTTCAGAATCCAGTAAACGAAACAAGTAA
- the LOC132069245 gene encoding uncharacterized protein LOC132069245, with protein MESIGSSSTPSDHHHHRHRRRLAPTQPLADRIIRAVSHRLQLLHHYDTTFFILGATGNVYTVNLSTTPSCSCPDRTTPCKHLLFVFIRVLGVSIDDTCLLRRTLRPCELQGLLSLPISPESLANPNVRERFHQLFSQERSKYTPLKIEIENGVTCPVCLEEMNKEERVAACRTCRNPLHEECLMQWKRSNRRRSISCVICRARWRDVRAEQEDKYLNLSAYISGDGVMHVEDRQSHCGG; from the exons ATGGAATCCATTGGATCTAGTTCCACCCCTTCCGACCACCACCACCATCGTCATCGCCGCCGTTTGGCGCCAACACAACCACTCGCCGACAGAATCATTCGTGCAGTCAGCCACCGTCTCCAACTCCTCCACCACTACGACACCACTTTCTTTATCTTAGGTGCAACTGGAAATGTATACACCGTTAACCTCTCCACCACCCCATCATGCAGCTGTCCTGATCGAACCACTCCATGCAAACACCTCCTATTCGTGTTCATCCGCGTATTGGGTGTCTCCATCGATGACACGTGTCTTCTCCGGCGAACTCTCCGCCCATGCGAGCTCCAAGGTCTTCTCAGCTTACCCATCTCACCTGAATCACTAGCAAACCCTAATGTTCGAGAAAG GTTTCACCAACTATTTTCTCAAGAACGGTCAAAATATACGCCGTTGAAAATAGAGATAGAGAACGGTGTAACGTGTCCAGTGTGTTTGGAAGAAATGAACAAGGAAGAAAGAGTGGCAGCTTGTAGGACTTGTAGGAATCCGTTGCATGAAGAATGTTTAATGCAATGGAAGAGAAGTAACAGAAGAAGATCCATTAGCTGTGTGATATGCAGGGCAAGGTGGAGGGATGTGAGGGCTGAACAAGAAGACAAGTACTTGAATTTGTCTGCTTATATTAGCGGTGACGGTGTCATGCATGTGGAAGATCGGCAGAGCCATTGTGGGGGTTAG